In Shinella sp. XGS7, a single genomic region encodes these proteins:
- a CDS encoding 4a-hydroxytetrahydrobiopterin dehydratase codes for MNLLLAQCTPQREPIAAELLSTWLGQVPGWLPDAENKLIARAFRFENFYQTMAFVNAVAELAHAQDHHPELMVSYGACTVSFSTHSAKGLTSNDFICAAQVSALPEAEAAQ; via the coding sequence ATGAATCTTCTGCTTGCCCAATGCACGCCCCAGCGTGAGCCCATCGCCGCCGAACTGCTGTCCACCTGGCTGGGCCAGGTGCCCGGCTGGCTGCCGGACGCCGAGAACAAGCTGATCGCCCGCGCCTTCCGCTTCGAGAACTTCTACCAGACCATGGCCTTTGTGAACGCCGTGGCCGAGCTGGCCCATGCCCAGGACCATCACCCCGAGCTGATGGTGAGCTATGGCGCCTGCACCGTGAGCTTCAGCACCCACAGCGCCAAGGGGCTGACCAGCAATGACTTCATCTGCGCGGCCCAGGTCTCGGCCCTGCCGGAAGCCGAAGCCGCTCAATGA